Proteins co-encoded in one Gouania willdenowi chromosome 1, fGouWil2.1, whole genome shotgun sequence genomic window:
- the LOC114460852 gene encoding fibrinogen-like protein 1 has protein sequence MAVLRTTVALLLHITSSVTAPLPCEKMVARLEAEIRGLMNVINDQHRYILELHNSQSQQLEKIPNTHLGLEDLYKDCSEVFDDGNVASGLYVIRPDGSPTALSVYCDMNNGGGWTVFQRRKNGKESFDRAWVEYKHGFGDLFSPEGEFWLGNDPLHFLSSQGNYDLRIDMEDFEGNQKFAEYKNFKVDNEKDLYQLHLGEYRGDAGNALAECDRRKRGCLGLDGIRFSTFDQPNDVLGDPDERCIRHSKAGWWFSKCDSGNLNGHYYNGPYKAMTDDGVVWYTWHGWWYSIKSVVMMLRASDLEGAAPPDLVPLGLKRPAGGGSKAAWDREERGRV, from the exons ATGGCCGTGCTGAGGACCACCGTGGCTCTGCTGCTTCACATCACTTCTTCTGTCACG gCACCGCTGCCCTGTGAGAAGATGGTGGCTCGTTTGGAGGCGGAGATTCGAGGCCTGATGAATGTAATTAATGACCAGCATCGTTACATCCTGGAGCTTCAcaacagccaatcacagcagctGGAGAAGATTCCCAACACTCACCTGGGCCTAGAAGACCTCTATAAAG attgCTCGGAGGTGTTTGATGACGGTAACGTAGCTAGCGGGCTGTACGTCATACGTCCAGACGGTTCACCCACAGCGCTCAGTGTTTACTGTGACATGAACAATGGAGGAGGATGGACCGTGTTTCAGAGGAGGAAGAACGGCAAGGAGAGCTttgacag ggccTGGGTGGAATACAAACATGGGTTTGGAGACCTTTTCTCACCTGAAGGAGAGTTCTGGCTCGGCAATGATCCTCTGCACTTCCTGTCCtcacaag gtaaCTACGACCTCCGTATAGACATGGAGGACTTTGAGGGGAACCAAAAATTTGCAGAGTACAAAAACTTTAAGGTGGACAATGAGAAG GATCTGTACCAGCTGCACTTGGGTGAGTACCGTGGCGACGCCGGTAACGCTTTGGCAGAGTGCGATCGGAGGAAACGAGGCTGTTTGGGATTGGACGGCATCAGGTTCAGCACCTTCGACCAGCCCAACGACGTCCTGGGAGACCCAGACGAGCGCTGCATCCGACACAGCAAGGCTGGATGGTGGTTCAGCAA GTGTGACTCTGGGAACCTAAACGGGCATTACTATAACGGTCCATACAAAGCTATGACGGACGACGGTGTGGTTTGGTACACGTGGCACGGTTGGTGGTACTCCATCAAGTCGGTGGTGATGATGCTGAGAGCGTCCGACCTGGAGGGCGCGGCACCGCCCGACCTCGTCCCGCTGGGCCTTAAACGACCCGCCGGCGGTGGCAGTAAGGCAGCGTGGGACAGAGAGGAGCGAGGACGGGTTTGA
- the acyp2 gene encoding acylphosphatase-2 has protein sequence MLLLMILFCFSNVNMSEKHLHLSSVEFEIFGNVQGVCFRMYTEDQGRSLGLSGWVKNTRQGTVVGEIQGPSDKVEEMKLWLKNVGSPSSRIDRAVFSNQRDVSRLELHGFSTRY, from the exons ATGTTGCTgctcatgattttattttgtttttctaacgTCAACATGTCGGAAAAACACCTTCATCTGAGCTCTGTGGAATTTGAGATCTTTGGTAACGTGcagg GTGTTTGCTTCAGGATG TACACTGAGGATCAGGGTCGTAGTCTGGGACTCAGCGGTTGGGTAAAGAACACCCGACAGGGGACGGTGGTCGGTGAGATCCAGGGACCTTCAGACAAGGTGGAGGAGAT GAAGCTTTGGCTGAAGAACGTCGGAAGTCCGAGTTCCAGAATCGACAGAGCAGTTTTCTCCAACCAGCGAGACGTGTCCAGACTGGAGCTTCATGGGTTCTCCACTCGTTACTGA
- the LOC114480258 gene encoding equilibrative nucleoside transporter 1-like isoform X1, with product MAVSAPKDKYFSVWLIFFMLGLGTLLPWNFFMTATAYFTSRLKDPPSLEPSANQTAAPRSMLESKFNNVMTLCAMLSLLLLTCLNSFLHSLVPQRLRVMGSLLVIMAVFSITAVLVKVPLEPLTFFCVTMVTIVIINSFGAVLQGSLFGMAGLLPASYTTPIMSGQGLAGTFAAFSMICAIASGSELHDAAFGYFITACGVIFLSVLSYIMLPKLEFFQFYQELSKRRTDEELTSVHLTQDERSANQGKRQNVSMLGIFKKVWSLALSVCFTFCVTIGSFPSVTADVRSSLADGGSWDLYYVPVCCFLLFNLCDWCGRSLTAVCMWPRKDGVLLHVCVMCRCVFVPLFMFCNVQPRLHLPVYFLHDGFFIIFIILFAFSNGYLASLCMCYGPKNVLPHEAETAGAIMAFFLSLGLALGAALSFPIRALI from the exons ATGGCCGTCAGCGCTCCCAAAGACAA GTATTTCTCTGTCTGGTTGATCTTCTTCATGCTCGGTTTGGGAACGCTGCTTCCCTGGAACTTCTTCATGACCGCCACCGCG TACTTCACCAGCCGTCTGAAGGACCCGCCCTCGTTGGAGCCCTCAGCCAATCAGACGGCGGCTCCTCGTAGCATGCTGGAGTCAAAGTTCAATAACGTGATGACGCTGTGTGCGATGTTgtctctgctgctgctcaccTGTCTAAACTCCTTCCTACACTCACT GGTCCCTCAGCGTCTGCGTGTCATGGGCAGTCTGCTGGTCATCATGGCCGTCTTCAGCATCACCGCCGTCCTCGTCAAGGTCCCTCTGGAGCCGCTTACCTTCTTCTGTGTGACCATGGTTACCATCGTCATCATCAACT cgTTTGGGGCCGTGCTCCAGGGCAGTCTGTTTGGAATGGCGGGTCTTCTTCCAGCCTCCTACACCACCCCCATAATGAGCGGTCAGGGACTCGCTGGAACCTTCGCAGCGTTCTCCATGATCTGTGCCATCGCAA GTGGCTCTGAGCTTCATGACGCAGCCTTTGGTTACTTCATCACTGCCTGTGGAGTCATTTTTCTCTCTGTGCTCTCCTACATCATGCTGCCCAAactg GAATTCTTCCAGTTCTACCAGGAGCTCAGCAAACGGAGGACGGACGAGGAGCTGACGTCTGTCCATCTAACCCAGGACG AGCGATCAGCCAATCAGGGGAAGCGTCAGAATGTTTCCATGTTGGGGATTTTTAAAAAG GTGTGGTCTCTGGCTCTGTCCGTCTGCTTCACCTTCTGCGTCACCATTGGCTCGTTTCCGTCTGTCACGGCCGACGTTCGCTCTTCACTGGCAGACGGAGGATCCTGGG ACCTGTACTACGTCCCGGTCTGCTGCTTCCTGCTCTTTAACCTCTGCGACTGGTGTGGGCGGAGCTTAACGGCCGTCTGCATGTGG CCCAGGAAGGACGGGGTGTTGCTGCACGTGTGCGTGATGTGTCGCTGCGTCTTCGTTCCTCTCTTCATGTTCTGTAACGTTCAGCCCCGCCTCCACCTGCCCGTCTACTTCCTGCACGATGgcttcttcatcatcttcatcatcctctttGCCTTCAGCAACGGATACCTGGCCAGCCTGTGCATGTGCTACGGCCCCAA gaACGTTCTTCCCCATGAGGCAGAGACGGCCGGGGCCATCATGGCCTTTTTCCTGTCCCTGGGTTTGGCTTTAGGAGCTGCTCTGTCCTTCCCTATTAGAGCTCtgatctaa
- the LOC114480258 gene encoding equilibrative nucleoside transporter 1-like isoform X2 has product MLESKFNNVMTLCAMLSLLLLTCLNSFLHSLVPQRLRVMGSLLVIMAVFSITAVLVKVPLEPLTFFCVTMVTIVIINSFGAVLQGSLFGMAGLLPASYTTPIMSGQGLAGTFAAFSMICAIASGSELHDAAFGYFITACGVIFLSVLSYIMLPKLEFFQFYQELSKRRTDEELTSVHLTQDERSANQGKRQNVSMLGIFKKVWSLALSVCFTFCVTIGSFPSVTADVRSSLADGGSWDLYYVPVCCFLLFNLCDWCGRSLTAVCMWPRKDGVLLHVCVMCRCVFVPLFMFCNVQPRLHLPVYFLHDGFFIIFIILFAFSNGYLASLCMCYGPKNVLPHEAETAGAIMAFFLSLGLALGAALSFPIRALI; this is encoded by the exons ATGCTGGAGTCAAAGTTCAATAACGTGATGACGCTGTGTGCGATGTTgtctctgctgctgctcaccTGTCTAAACTCCTTCCTACACTCACT GGTCCCTCAGCGTCTGCGTGTCATGGGCAGTCTGCTGGTCATCATGGCCGTCTTCAGCATCACCGCCGTCCTCGTCAAGGTCCCTCTGGAGCCGCTTACCTTCTTCTGTGTGACCATGGTTACCATCGTCATCATCAACT cgTTTGGGGCCGTGCTCCAGGGCAGTCTGTTTGGAATGGCGGGTCTTCTTCCAGCCTCCTACACCACCCCCATAATGAGCGGTCAGGGACTCGCTGGAACCTTCGCAGCGTTCTCCATGATCTGTGCCATCGCAA GTGGCTCTGAGCTTCATGACGCAGCCTTTGGTTACTTCATCACTGCCTGTGGAGTCATTTTTCTCTCTGTGCTCTCCTACATCATGCTGCCCAAactg GAATTCTTCCAGTTCTACCAGGAGCTCAGCAAACGGAGGACGGACGAGGAGCTGACGTCTGTCCATCTAACCCAGGACG AGCGATCAGCCAATCAGGGGAAGCGTCAGAATGTTTCCATGTTGGGGATTTTTAAAAAG GTGTGGTCTCTGGCTCTGTCCGTCTGCTTCACCTTCTGCGTCACCATTGGCTCGTTTCCGTCTGTCACGGCCGACGTTCGCTCTTCACTGGCAGACGGAGGATCCTGGG ACCTGTACTACGTCCCGGTCTGCTGCTTCCTGCTCTTTAACCTCTGCGACTGGTGTGGGCGGAGCTTAACGGCCGTCTGCATGTGG CCCAGGAAGGACGGGGTGTTGCTGCACGTGTGCGTGATGTGTCGCTGCGTCTTCGTTCCTCTCTTCATGTTCTGTAACGTTCAGCCCCGCCTCCACCTGCCCGTCTACTTCCTGCACGATGgcttcttcatcatcttcatcatcctctttGCCTTCAGCAACGGATACCTGGCCAGCCTGTGCATGTGCTACGGCCCCAA gaACGTTCTTCCCCATGAGGCAGAGACGGCCGGGGCCATCATGGCCTTTTTCCTGTCCCTGGGTTTGGCTTTAGGAGCTGCTCTGTCCTTCCCTATTAGAGCTCtgatctaa
- the LOC114480258 gene encoding equilibrative nucleoside transporter 1-like isoform X3 yields MAVSAPKDKYFSVWLIFFMLGLGTLLPWNFFMTATAYFTSRLKDPPSLEPSANQTAAPRSMLESKFNNVMTLCAMLSLLLLTCLNSFLHSLVPQRLRVMGSLLVIMAVFSITAVLVKVPLEPLTFFCVTMVTIVIINSFGAVLQGSLFGMAGLLPASYTTPIMSGQGLAGTFAAFSMICAIASGSELHDAAFGYFITACGVIFLSVLSYIMLPKLEFFQFYQELSKRRTDEELTSVHLTQDERSANQGKRQNVSMLGIFKKVWSLALSVCFTFCVTIGSFPSVTADVRSSLADGGSWDLYYVPVCCFLLFNLCDWCGRSLTAVCMWEGRGVAARVRDVSLRLRSSLHVL; encoded by the exons ATGGCCGTCAGCGCTCCCAAAGACAA GTATTTCTCTGTCTGGTTGATCTTCTTCATGCTCGGTTTGGGAACGCTGCTTCCCTGGAACTTCTTCATGACCGCCACCGCG TACTTCACCAGCCGTCTGAAGGACCCGCCCTCGTTGGAGCCCTCAGCCAATCAGACGGCGGCTCCTCGTAGCATGCTGGAGTCAAAGTTCAATAACGTGATGACGCTGTGTGCGATGTTgtctctgctgctgctcaccTGTCTAAACTCCTTCCTACACTCACT GGTCCCTCAGCGTCTGCGTGTCATGGGCAGTCTGCTGGTCATCATGGCCGTCTTCAGCATCACCGCCGTCCTCGTCAAGGTCCCTCTGGAGCCGCTTACCTTCTTCTGTGTGACCATGGTTACCATCGTCATCATCAACT cgTTTGGGGCCGTGCTCCAGGGCAGTCTGTTTGGAATGGCGGGTCTTCTTCCAGCCTCCTACACCACCCCCATAATGAGCGGTCAGGGACTCGCTGGAACCTTCGCAGCGTTCTCCATGATCTGTGCCATCGCAA GTGGCTCTGAGCTTCATGACGCAGCCTTTGGTTACTTCATCACTGCCTGTGGAGTCATTTTTCTCTCTGTGCTCTCCTACATCATGCTGCCCAAactg GAATTCTTCCAGTTCTACCAGGAGCTCAGCAAACGGAGGACGGACGAGGAGCTGACGTCTGTCCATCTAACCCAGGACG AGCGATCAGCCAATCAGGGGAAGCGTCAGAATGTTTCCATGTTGGGGATTTTTAAAAAG GTGTGGTCTCTGGCTCTGTCCGTCTGCTTCACCTTCTGCGTCACCATTGGCTCGTTTCCGTCTGTCACGGCCGACGTTCGCTCTTCACTGGCAGACGGAGGATCCTGGG ACCTGTACTACGTCCCGGTCTGCTGCTTCCTGCTCTTTAACCTCTGCGACTGGTGTGGGCGGAGCTTAACGGCCGTCTGCATGTGG GAAGGACGGGGTGTTGCTGCACGTGTGCGTGATGTGTCGCTGCGTCTTCGTTCCTCTCTTCATGTTCTGTAA